The following coding sequences are from one Cryptococcus deuterogattii R265 chromosome 1, complete sequence window:
- a CDS encoding leucine repeat containing protein, translating into MAAASVPGWATDELLEEWPESSPSPPPAPSKLPAIPQSQVNLDSVRAKRGSLRMLGQAAARPLPPSRSNSNISVSNGDGPGRIVSGHVDGGRGHVSGTGIDVGVLSPPSSVSSSDGRETLPAGTFVVKDGVEDDRGAHLAKNRMGSKDKDIFGALPLERMFDPPPPSVAVTDTPQHTNHPTVSPEVFSSTPGPKLSEPPRKASHQYAPLNPSRLSKSVTPSSNDSFTTTMSSAQSIVVPQFMSSKVSEADDSMLQNSTISRSEDDNSALCNAVPIVQQDNGARSTLIVTQQAPSQSERISSKSPIVRLQDCSNYSFTFESPRQPSYQSSRDHSGPMRSPFNPEVEVAVEGPSHSTLNFRSRTYQSEFTNEDRSPPNPPLRLFRSTYDTYTREHLSALVDSIAVEPSPSPPGTVSVRLNNGSFSVDSSTSASQSASSMHFNSTPSSASDVRSSKRLRLSPASPPQKRPPRDWGAQGREMMNRLRNVEESVDGASLSRFSGSDDQGVVDELVHSDYVNHSPSPPLKDDPPTYSAQHAEAEPPRHRSNPSTSSSGYLRAAEDIMARIKLRKVSESASDSPALCNDQRVLSPVDDNRVWEEHADQYAKCAKSKGKSRAAPSPRRMLRHLSASEEIKRVVDEDSASDDEQSHDEVNPSLCRWPEQRRPTDQVLQANSNGSGGQSISHLPRLTADDINRYMSSSTHATSTTVSTSFVKHRGPRVALNHGSSPVMRMIRPDDVEGVVPDKIGKMRYDRIQMRWVRELGPVDEAGESRLTGSEESVDVFAGIESLPGHLEDPSGSSGQMPTTHRLDESLREHKREIQENADDEQSGVERHETRSSVSITSDRDDDTVEDCPDLSPIELEGDSTSEPMRIIEESKERSTPSSATSVFPNTSHHGAIHDVPSATLLLTPTPSAFAQKPIRSALRNAATPADKPKKRQGWSDEATPGPIARNTTSASSGKRSVSFSDGKKAGKIIDLEVEMRTTRWQTSTKEGCADIFERESAVGDRSFLPSARTRRIQGLLDDMGEMTLDDETPCKPSSRQIEDTDRPFSRASLTNSPDSPSIVPIRSPHVGRSSTYASRHAGNATFLTECSFGVAHDKLVEIITDIEPFNPHWDQLKSIDLRDKKADSVARLKEFLPNLDEVNLDDNAIGYLSGIPTTVRTLHVAGNLLTSLTAVNHLRNLQYLDISRNKLDSVAQLGCLIHLRELKVDDNAICDLEGITNMDCLIKLSCANNKLDMLDLSAAKWSKLESLNLSNNRIANIRDLHKLSSVASINLEGNRLCTLTSQIPMPSVRILRFSDNDIAFFDISLFPKIRTLYADNNLLSHIGRSEHSPPSRLENLSLRNQRSAPLHLTFIDLENVRRLYISGNALTEDFLPPRPLYSLVYLEAAACKISQWPRDFASNAPHLKMLNLNYNYFTDLNGVKGMNNLRKLTLVGGRLGGEEAGKRDGRDVMAGLRGLQNLEELDLRMNPFTLSYYFPLLLPSPSPSSVLDPSTPTRNNQDRSGIGQSMAVPRAAWSTYDTRFRKNLPDEWYSKRLVYRGLIMQNCRKMRKLDGIVVEDGERKRANQLLEAAVGIRR; encoded by the exons ATGGCAGCTGCATCAGTCCCAGGGTGGGCAACAGACGAACTACTGGAGGAATGGCCAGAATCGTCCCCTTCACCCCCCCCTGCACCTTCAAAACTTCCGGCAATTCCTCAGTCTCAAGTTAACCTCGATTCTGTTCGGGCGAAGCGTGGGTCTCTCCGCATGCTGGGTCAAGCCGCCGCCAGGCCACTGCCACCTTCACGCAGCAACAGTAACATTTCTGTATCCAACGGTGATGGCCCAGGCAGGATTGTGTCTGGTCATGTcgatggtggaagagggcaCGTCTCAGGAACTGGCATTGACGTTGGCGTATTATCACCTCCGTCGTCAGTGTCCTCATCAGATGGACGGGAGACCCTTCCCGCTGGGACGTTTGTAGTGAAAGAcggagtggaagatgacCGAGGTGCGCATCTTGCCAAGAACAGGATGGGTTCCAAAGACAAGGATATCTTTGGCGCGCTACCTCTTGAAAGAATGTTTGATCCCCCACCGCCTTCTGTGGCGGTGACAGATACACCTCAGCATACAAACCACCCCACTGTATCCCCTGAAGTATTTAGCTCGACGCCAGGCCCAAAACTGTCAGAACCTCCTCGGAAAGCGTCACACCAGTATGCTCCTCTTAATCCCTCTCGATTAAGCAAATCTGTCACCCCATCATCCAATGACTCTTTCACGACCACCATGTCCAGCGCCCAGTCAATCGTGGTCCCTCAATTTATGAGCTCGAAGGTGTCAGAAGCTGATGACTCCATGCTCCAAAATTCGACTATTTCAAGGAGCGAGGACGATAATTCGGCGTTATGCAATGCTGTTCCCATCGTCCAACAGGATAATGGGGCTCGATCAACACTCATTGTAACGCAACAGGCTCCATCGCAATCGGAAAGGATATCGTCAAAGTCCCCAATAGTCCGACTGCAGGACTGCTCTAACTATTCTTTCACCTTTGAATCCCCTCGTCAGCCTTCTTATCAAAGCAGTAGAGATCATTCTGGTCCGATGAGAAGCCCTTTCAACCCTGAAGTGGAGGTAGCTGTCGAAGGCCCTTCCCATTCTACCCTCAATTTCCGCTCTAGGACTTATCAGTCCGAGTTTACAAATGAAGATCGTTCCCCTCCAAATCCCCCTCTCCGACTGTTTAGGAGCACTTACGATACTTACACACGTGAACACCTCTCCGCTCTCGTAGACAGTATTGCTGTCGAAccatccccttcaccacctGGTACTGTCAGCGTACGATTGAACAACGGATCGTTTTCTGTAGATTCCTCTACCTCCGCATCTCAATCAGCCTCTTCAATGCATTTCAATTCAACACCGTCAAGTGCATCTGATGTTCGCTCATCTAAGCGACTTAGGCTTTCTCCTGCATCACCTCCCCAAAAGAGACCACCCAGGGACTGGGGGGCACAGGGTAGAGAAATGATGAACAGGCTGCGGAATGTGGAAGAAAGCGTAGATGGAGCTAGCTTGAGTAGGTTCAGCGGAAGCGATGACCAGGGCGTCGTTG ATGAACTAGTACACTCAGATTATGTCAACCATTCACCTTCGCCGCCCCTCAAGGATGATCCTCCTACTTACTCTGCACAGCACGCCGAAGCTGAGCCCCCAAGGCATCGCTCCAACccttcaacctcctcctccggTTATCTTCGAGCTGCGGAAGACATCATGGCTCGCATTAAGCTGCGCAAAGTATCCGAATCTGCTTCGGACAGTCCGGCGTTATGTAACGATCAGCGAGTTCTCTCGCCAGTCGATGACAACCGTGTATGGGAAGAACACGCCGACCAATACGCCAAATGTGCTAAGTCCAAGGGCAAAAGTAGGGCGGCACCCAGTCCTAGGCGCATGTTAAGACATCTAAGTGCGTCTGAGGAGATTAAGCGAGTTGTAGATGAAGACAGTGCCAGTGACGACGAGCAAAGTCACGATGAAGTGAACCCATCTCTCTGCCGATGGCCAGAACAAAGAAGGCCTACCGACCAGGTGTTACAAGCGAACAGTAATGGTTCGGGTGGGCAGAGCatatctcatcttccccgtCTCACAGCTGACGATATCAATCGCTATATgtcttcctccacccacGCAACCTCTACTACTGTCTCGACCTCATTCGTCAAACATCGTGGCCCCCGAGTAGCCCTGAATCATGGTTCTTCTCCAGTCATGCGTATGATTCGTCCGGATGACGTGGAGGGTGTAGTGCCTGATAAAATAGGCAAGATGAGATATGACAGGATTCAAATGAGATGGGTGAGAGAATTAGGCCCAGTGGACGAGGCCGGTGAGAGCAGATTGACCGGCAGTGAAGAAAGTGTAGACGTTTTTGCCGGGATAGAAAGTCTTCCAGGTCATCTTGAGGACCCAAGCGGAAGCAGTGGTCAGATGCCGACTACTCATCGTTTGGACGAGTCTCTGCGTGAACATAAAAGAGAAATACAAGAGAATGCCGATGACGAGCAAAGCGGGGTAGAGCGGCACGAAACGAGGAGCTCTGTTTCCATCACAAGCGACAGAGACGACGATACAGTTGAAGACTGTCCCGACTTGAGTCCTATCGAACTGGAAGGAGACTCTACCTCTGAGCCTATGCGCATTATCGAGGAATCCAAGGAACGATCAACCCCTTCGTCAGCGACAAGCGTATTCCCCAATACATCTCATCACGGTGCAATACACGACGTGCCTTCAGCAACATTATTACTGACTCCCACACCTTCCGCTTTCGCCCAAAAACCCATTCGATCAGCTCTCCGCAATGCCGCAACACCTGCAGATAAGCCCAAAAAGCGCCAAGGGTGGTCTGATGAGGCGACTCCAGGGCCTATTGCACGCAACACCACCTCTGCTAGTAGCGGCAAACGAAGTGTCAGCTTTTCTGATGGAAAAAAAGCTGGCAAAATCATCGAtctggaggtggagatgcGAACAACCAGGTGGCAAACATCTACAAAGGAAGGATGTGCCGATATATTTGAAAGAGAGTCGGCTGTTGGTGATAGAAGCTTCTTACCCAGTGccagaacaagaagaatcCAAGGGCTCCTGGACGATATGGGAGAAATGA CTTTGGATGACGAAACTCCTTGTAAACCGTCATCGCGACAGATTGAGGACACTGATCGTCCATTTTCCCGGGCATCATTAACCAACTCACCTGACTCCCCTTCAATTGTTCCCATTCGTTCCCCTCATGTGGGCCGCTCTTCCACATATGCTTCTCGCCATGCTGGGAATGCAACTTTCCTTACGGAATGTTCCTTTGGGGTTGCCCATGATAAACTAGTGGAGATCATTACGGACATTGAGCCCTTCAACCCCCATTGGGACCAGTTGAAAAGTATCGATTTGAGGGACAAAAAAGCGGATAGTGTAGCCAGACTAAAGGAATTCTTGCCTAATTTGGACGAGGTTAACTT GGACGATAATGCGATTGGGTATTTGAGTGGCATACCCACGACAGTACGAACTTTACATGTTGCCGGTAATCTGTTGACCAGCTTGACTGCTGTAAATCACTTGAGAAACTTGCAGTATTTGGATATCTCTAGAAACAAACTTGACAGCGTCGCCC AGCTCGGTTGTCTCATTCATCTTCGAGAACTTAAGGTGGATGATAATGCCATTTGTGATCTAGAAGGTATCACGAACATGGATTGTCTAATTAAGTTAAGCTGCGCCAACAATAAACTGGATATGCTGGATCTGTCGGCCGCCAAGTGGTCAAAGTTGGAAAGTCTGAACTTGAGTAATAATAGAATTGCCAACATCAGAGACTTACACAAGCTGAGCTCTGTCGCTTCTATCAATCTCG AGGGGAATAGACTGTGTACCCTCACATCTCAGATACCGATGCCAAGCGTTAGGATTTTACGATTCAGCGATAACGACATTGCGTTCTTTGAtatttctcttttccctaAGATACGAACACTTTACGCCGATAATAATCTTCTTTCACACATAGGCCGGTCAGAGCACTCTCCTCCGAGTCGATTGGAGAACCTCTCACTTCGTAATCAACGCAGTGCCCCTCTTCACCTCACTTTTATTGATCTGGAAAATGTCCGGCGGCTATACATTTCGGGGAACGCCTTAACCGAAGACTTCTTGCCGCCTCGGCCGCTCTATTCCCTCGTTTATTTAGAAGCAGCTGCCTGCAAGATTAGTCAATGGCCGCGGGATTTTGCAAGCAACGCGCCTCACTTGAAGATGCTTAATCTCAATTACAATTATTTCACGGATCTTAATGGCGTGAAGGGGATGAACAACCTGAGAAAGTTGACACTGGTTGGTGGAAGGcttggtggagaggaggctGGAAAGAGAGACGGTAGGGATGTCATGGCTGGGCTGAGAGGTTTGCAGAACCTAGAAGAGCTCGATTTAAG GATGAACCCTTTCACATTGAGTTACTACTTTCCCTTGCTGCTTCCTtcgccatctccctcttcagTGCTTGATCCTTCAACTCCGACAAGAAACAACCAAGATCGCAGCGGAATTGGTCAGTCGATGGCAGTCCCACGGGCAGCCTGGTCTACATACGATACCAGATTCAGAAAGAACCTTCCCGACGAGTGGTACTCAAAACGACTTGTTTATCGTGGGCTCATAATGCAAAATTGTAGGAAAATGCGGAAACTAGACGGCATtgtggtggaagatggagagagaaagagagcAAATCAGCTTTTGGAAGCTGCTGTTGGTATTAGGAGATAG
- a CDS encoding aldose reductase — MARTLRLSDGKPIPSLAWGSGSGGINKEQQLVIDMGIHALKCGIRHIDTAQIYGTEGATGESFRASGLKREDVWITTKISDKLPTDKEAIRENVLASIARLQTKPDLLLIHNPFVVQDGNISQFWTYLEDLVLDGTLEGVSLGVSNFRPQDLEAILRVARIKPVANQLEYHPYVLVHLEPVLKIAAQHGIVTEAYGPLTPILRHPDGGPLKPVLERIAQRISKDSGKKLDSTTVLLLWTLQKGVVAVTTSKNEQRIKGLAEVETLPDLTAEEMEEIEKVGRTHHYRYYTEHMTEDFPNPDLPSAPNPRNKSVH; from the exons ATGGCCCGCACCTTGAGACTCTCCGATGGCAAACCTATTCCTTCCCTCGCATGGGGAAGCGGTAGTGGTGGTATTAACAAAGAACAGCAGCTCGTGATTGACATGGGTATCCACGCATTGAAATGTGGCATCCGCCACATCGATACCGCTCAGATTTATGGGACTGAGGGAGCCACAGGCGAGTCTTTCAGAGCTTCCGGTCtaaagagagaggatgtcTGGATCACCACAAAGA TTTCCGACAAGCTCCCTACCGATAAAGAAGCTATCCGGGAGAATGTTCTGGCATCCATTGCTCGACTTCAAACGAAACCTGACCTCTTGCTCATCCACAATCCTTTTGTTGTGCAGGATGGTAACATCTCTCAGTTCTGGACATACCTTGAGGATCTCGTTCTTGATGGTACTTTGGAAGGTGTGAGTTTGGGAGTAAGCAACTTCCGACCTCAAGATCTGGAAGCTATCTTGAGGGTTGCTCGAATTAAGCCTGTTGCCAACC AGCTCGAATACCACCCTTATGTACTCGTTCACCTCGAACCTGTCCTCAAGATTGCTGCTCAGCATGGTATCGTAACTGAAGCTTACGGCCCTCTGACCCCCATACTCCGTCATCCCGACGGTGGGCCTCTTAAGCCTGTCCTCGAGCGTATCGCGCAACGTATTTCCAAGGACAGCGGTAAAAAGCTGGACTCCACTACCGTGCTCCTCCTCTGGACTCTTCAGAAGGGGGTCGTCGCTGTCACAACTTCTAAGAATGAGCAGAGGATTAAGGGACTTGCAGAGGTGGAAACTTTGCCCGATTTGACTGccgaagagatggaagaaattgaGAAGGTCGGCCGAACCCACCACTACAGGTACTACACT GAACACATGACTGAGGACTTCCCTAATCCCGaccttccttctgctcccAATCCCAGGAACAAGTCAGTTCACTAG
- a CDS encoding cytoplasmic protein — translation MQAFRNFQAQIPALPSVDVSAVSKSFRQTVQATRERIGNVGPEGITELPAEYKQLEARVDALRDVHNKMLKITKVHERESYDYPSDITEGISEVGHQAASAWSTFANKNLKNTNLPIPIPSPTAPTPHEPKTLPHALSRAAKSGATELGAEDRLGVALGIYGAALEKVGDARISQDQLIAERFVTPWQATLSTSIGLAMKARQNVKTSRLELDAARAALKSAAPAKQEQARLHVEEAEDKLVQNTETAIGLMKAVLENPEPLQNLSNLVKAQLIYFSTAAETLSGIQGQIEEAATVAESDYRQSRGG, via the exons ATGCAGGCATTCCGCAACTTCCAAGCACAGATCCCTGCTCTCCCCTCCGTAGACGTCTCGGCCGTCTCTAAAAGCTTCCGACAGACCGTCCAGGCTACAAG GGAACGAATCGGCAATGTCGGGCCAGAGGGCATCACCGA GCTCCCGGCCGAATACAAGCAGCTCGAAGCTCGAGTCGACGCATTGAGAGATGTCCACAATAAGATGCTCAAAATCACCAAGGTCCATGAGCGAGAATCT TACGACTACCCCTCCGACATCACTGAAGGCATTTCTGAAGTCGGGCATCAAGCAGCTTCTGCCTGGAGTACTTTTGCTAACAAGAACCTCAAG AATACTAATCTTCCTATCCCTATCCCATCACCCACGGCGCCTACTCCCCACGAGCCCAAGACTCTTCCCCATGCCCTTTCCCGCGCTGCCAAATCCGGTGCCACGGAGTTGGGCGCTGAGGACCGTCTCGGTGTGGCCCTTGGCATTTACGGTGCTGCCCTGGAAAAG GTCGGAGATGCCCGTATCTCCCAGGATCAGCTCATTGCTGAGCGATTTGTTACCCCCTGGCAGGCTACCTTGTCCACTTCTATTGGACTTGCGATGAAGGCTAGGCAAAATGTTAAGACTTCCCGGTTGGAACTTGATGCTGCCCGCGCTGC GTTGAAGTCTGCTGCCCCGGCTAAGCAAGAGCAAGCTCG CTTGCATGTCGAAGAGGCTGAAGACAAGCTGGTTCAGAACACAGAGACTGCCATTGGTCTCATGAAGGCTGTCCTCGAGAAC CCCGAGCCTCTTCAGAACCTCTCTAACCTCGTTAAGGCTCAACTCATTTACTTTTCAACGGCTGCAGAGACTCTCAGCGGCATTCAAGGCCAAATTGAGGAAGCCGCCACTGTTGCCGAAAGTGACTACAGGCAATCCAGAGGAGGTTGA
- a CDS encoding 20S proteasome subunit beta 2, with amino-acid sequence MAKLAETPSVGFDFSNYARNQFLGQRLQGIPKATSTGTTIVGVIYGGGSSGEEPGVCLGADTRATGGPIVADKNCEKIHYLAPHIRCCGAGTAADTEFVTNLISSNLELHALSQGRQARIVTAMTMLKQYLFRYQGHVGAHLVLGGVDATGPQLFTVHAHGSTDKLPYVTMGSGSLAAMAVFESSFKEHMTRQEAIDLVARAIRSGVFNDLGSGSNVDVAVITKNGTEMLRNYETPNERGLKSRNYKFRRGTTAWTKESVRSLIVKEEVKSTSGAGKAQGAAEAVPVAVGAGPGGAEGMDIDG; translated from the exons ATGGCAAAGCTCGCAGAAACCCCGTCTGTCGGCTTCGACTTCTCAAACTATGCCAGAAACCAGTTCTTGGGCCAGCGCCTCCAGGGCATACCGAAGG CAACTTCCACCGGTACAACTATCGTTGGTGTCATatatggtggaggaagCTCGGGAGAGGAGCCTGGCGTCTGTCTTGGTGCCGATACACGAGCCACCGGTGGACCTATCGTCGCAGACAAGAACTGTGAAAAG ATCCATTACTTAGCCCCTCACATTAGATGCTGTGGTGCTGGTACTGCTGCCGATACAGA ATTCGTCACCaatctcatatcctctaATCTCGAA CTTCATGCCCTTTCTCAAGGCCGACAAGCGCGCATCGTTACGGCTATGACAATGCTCAAACAATATCTCTTTCG GTATCAAGGTCATGTTGGTGCTCACCTTGTACTGGGTGGTGTGGATGCTACTGGACCGCAACTTTTTACTGTTCACGCCCACGGCTCCACGGACAAGCTCCCTTATGTCACCATGGGTAGCGGTAGTCTTGCCGCTATGGCTGTGTTTGAGAGCAGTTTCAAAGAGCATATGACG AGACAAGAAGCTATCGACCTCGTTGCTAGAGCGATCCGATCAGGTGTTTTCAACGATTTGGGTTCTGGTTCCAATGTCGACGTCGCCGTAATCACCAAGAACGGGACTGAAATGCTCAGAAACTACGAGACCCCC AATGAACGAGGCCTCAAATCTCGCAACTATAAATTCCGCCGTGGGACTACTGCTTGGACAAAAGAGTCTGTGCGCAGTCTAATCGTCAAAGAGGAAGTTAAATCTACATCAGGCGCTGGAAAGGCTCAAGGGGCGGCCGAGGCCGTTCCAGTTGCTGTTGGTGCGGGTCCGGGCGGAGCagaagggatggatatCGATGGTTAG